The genomic DNA CTGGCCTCGCACGGATGGGTTGGCACATCCCCCTTCCGCACCGCGCGCAGCTCACCGTCCAGCACGGCCCGCTCCTGGTCGTCGGCTTCTTCGTCACCTTGATCGGCCTGGAGCGGGCCGTCGCGGTGGGCCGCCGCTTCTCGTTCGCTGCGCCGCTGGCCGCACTCGCTGCCTCCCTCGCTTCGCTCGCAGGCGCACCCCCGCTGATCGTTCAACTTCTCATGCTGGTTGCCTTCCTCGCCTTTACGCTCACGTTCGGGTACCTTCTGGCAGTCGCCCGGACCGTCCACCATGCCGTGATGTTCGCCGGTGCGCTGTCGTGGCTCGTGAGCGGTTTCCTCCTCTCGGCAGGTGTGGGTATCCCGGCTCTCGTTCCCTGGTGGCTCACCGGCTTCGTCCTCATCATCACCGGCGAACGCCTGGAACTGGCCCGGGCCTTGCGACCGGATCGCCGGGTACGCACCTGGTTCGTCGTGTCCGTCTCGCTCCTCCTCGGCGGGACCGTACTGGAAATGTTCGCGACAGCAGCCGGTGCTCGTCTGCGCGGACTCGCTCTCCTGTCGCTCGCCCTCTGGCTGCTCCGTTTCGATGTCGCCCGCCGGGGACTGCGCCAGCATGGTCTCCACCGTTTCAGTGCGGTGTGCCTCCTGCACGGCTACTTCTGGCTGGCTGTCGCTGGCCTCCTCGCACTCGCCTTCGGCCACCAGCGGAGCGGTTTCCGGTACGATGCGCAGATTCACGCGCTCGCGCTCGGTTTCGTCTTCTCGCAGGTCTTCGCGCATGCGTTCATCATCTTCCCCGCCGTCACCGGCCTGCGCCTCGCGTACCGGCGCTTCACCTACGCGGCTCCGGCCGTGCTCGGCGCTTCGCTCCTGCTCCGGCTGGCCGGTGATCTCGTCGCTGACGCAGCGCTCCGGCGAGCTGGTGGGCTCGGTAATGCCCTCGCGCTGGTGACCTTTGCCGTCTCGATTGCTGCTGGAGTCAGCCGTACGCAACGTGCCCGCTCCCCTTCTCCACCGGTGTCCGGTAGACTAGCCACACACGCTCTCGGGCGGGTCGGGGATGGAGGGGAGGATCCGGATGCGCGTCTGCCTCGGTGATGTACTCCGGACGATCGACGGGCACGATGCGGGTACGATCGAGTGGATGCTGATCGATCCCTCGTCGCTTCGGGTGAAGAGCGTCGTGATCCGGCGCGGGTTCATCCTGCGGCACAGCCTGGTCGTGCCACTCTCGGAACTCGAAGTGCTCGAGGACGGCAACACAGCAGGACTGGTGATACGGCGGACACGGGCGGCGCTCGACGAGTTCCCCGAATTCCAGAAAGAGCTCTACACCGGGGAACTCATCCAGCGACTCACCGGTGAACGTACCAGCCCGTTCTATATCCCGCAGTGGATTCCACCGGCTTCTCTAGAGGAGCCACCGCCACCCTCGCCAGAAGTTGTCGAGCTCGGCGAGATCGTGCGGACGATCGATCAGGCCAACGCAGTGCTCCACCGTGGTGCTGCAGTCGTCACCGCTGAGGGAGAGCGGGTCGCGCACCTGCACGACCTGTGCGCAGCGCTGCCGTCCGGCGAGCTCGTCTCGGTGCACGTGCGCTACGGCTTACCGCCACACGAGCTCGAGATTCCGGTTGAGGCCGTGAGCAGTGCCGACGACGGTGTCCTGTATCTCCGCTGGTGGCGCACCGACTTCGAGCGCGGGATTCACGGGCAGTGAACGGGCGAGCGGGAAGGGTGCCCAATGACAAAACGTGACGTTCGTGGCATCGTCGTCGGTAGCCGCAATGCTGCCGTCGGGTTTCCTTACGCGATCGAGGTGCTGCGGCGCGGCGGCACTGCGCTCGAAGCTGCGATCGCTGCAGTGAAAGCAGTCGAGGACGATCTGCGCGATCAGGGAGTTGGCACTGGCGGTATCCCGAATATCCTCGGTGAGGTGGAACTCGATGCGAGCGTGATGGATGGTCGGACGCTCGCCGCTGGCGCAGTCGGTGCCCTCAAACATTACCCGCATCCGATCGAAGTTGCCCGCCGGATCATGGAGTGTACGCCGCACGTCATGCTCGTCGGTGACGGAGCCGAGCTCTTCGCGCGTACCCACGGTTTCCAGCCGGCGAATCTCCTCACACCGGAGGCAGAGGCGATCTGGCGTGCGGTGATCCGCGGTGAACGCAGTACCGAGCAGAACGTGTACGAAGATCACTACCAACTGTATATGTCGGTCGTCCGTCGATGGCGCCAGCTCCTTCACCGCGAGCTCTTCGGCACGACCAATGTCATCGTGCGTGACCTCGCTGGCAACATCGCGAGTGCGGTCTCGACGAGCGGGTGGGGTTTCAAGTGGCCGGGGCGACTCGGTGACTCGCCGATCATCGGTGCGGGGAACTACGCGGACAACCGTTTCGGCGCTGCAGCCTGTACCGGCCGTGGGGAGATGGCCATTCGCTGTGCCACCGCGCACAGCGTCGTCATGTACTTGCGGTTCGGTTTCACCCTCGAGGACGCGCTCCGCCAGGCGATGCTCGATCTCCGTGCCCTGGACGACCCCTATGCCGAGGCCGATACCGTCATGAACATCGTCGCGATGGATCGCGACGGCAATGTGGCCGCTGCCTCGACATCGCCCGAGGCGACATATGTCGTCCAGACGATCGACATGGAGACGTACGAGGAACGCCCTCGCCTGCACGTTCCGCTCCGAGAATGAACAAGCGCTGAATCGCCACTGGCCAGGATGCGGTGGGCAGGGTGTGGTCCACTCCGATGGGCCGCCCAGACGCGGGCGTGCTGAGCCGAGCTGACGGCCTACGCTAGCTGGATCGCACAGGAGGTGCGCTAGGTCCCACCGAAACGTGTTCCGTACCTGGCACGGTGAAGAACGGGCACTCGATCCCGGTGCTCTCGATGCGTTCCGTACGGCTCTCCAGGGCGAGGTCCGTACTCCTGGTGATGCGGGCTACGACGAGGCTCGTGCTGTCTGGAACGGGACGATCGATCGTCACCCGGCGTTGATCGTTTCTGCTCAGACAGTCGAAGACGTGCAGCAGGTCGTGGCGTTCGCTCAGCAGCACGAGATACGACTGGCTGTGCGGGGCGGCGGCCACAATTTCGCTGGTCACTCGACGTACGACGGTGGAATCGTGCTCGATCTCTCTCCGATGAGGCAGCTTCAGATCGATCCCGCTCGGTGCCTGGCGGTGCCCGGCCCTGGCCTTTGCTGGGCGGACCTGGACGCGGCGACGCAGCAGCACGGTCTCGCAGTGACCGGCGGACAGATTTCGCACACCGGTATCGCTGGATTCACGCTCGGCGGCGGGATGGGGTGGTTGGCACGGCAACTCGGTTTGACGATCGACCATCTCCTCGCCGCTGACATCGTGACCGCCGACGGTACGCTCCGGCGCGCAGCACCGGACGCTGACGTCGATCTCTACTGGGCGATCCGCGGTGGCAGTGGGAACTTCGGTGTCGCGACGTCTTTCACCCACCGGTTGCAGCCGGCCGGGCCGGAAGTCTCCGTCTACCAGTTGGCTTTCCCGATCGAAGCTGCCGCACCAGTCTTCCCGGAAGCCGAGAAGCTTCTGGAAGCGAGCCCACCGAGTCTGTCGGCAACCTTCGTCTTCCTGACGATACCGGAAGGCGTGCCGGCCGATGCACTGATGCTCGTATCGACGGCATCCAGCGAGCTGGCCGTGCAGAGTTTCGCACGGTTCCGCAGACTCGGAACTCCTGTCTTCGAGGAGACCGTCCGGGTGCCGTACACTGCGCTGCAACGCATGCTCGACCAGGTCGCTGCACCGGGGCTCCGTTACTACGGTCGCGGCAACTTCCTCGACACGCTCGATCCGCTCGTCATCGAACCGCTGGCCAGTGCTTACCTGGAAGCGCCATCGCCACAGAGTCTTGTTCTGTTTGTTCGTCTCGACGGCGCAGTCGCCACAGTTCCACCGGCGGCCATGGCGCTCGCGCATCGCAACCGGCCCTGGGCGGTGACCGCCCTGGCGATCTGACGTGACCCAGCCACGACGGTGCGAACCGAGCCTGGATCGAACGAGCCTGGGGCGCTTTGCCTGCTCTGCCGAAGGCCGTCTACGTCAACGAACTCGGTGACGAGGGGAACGAGCGCGTGCGTGCTGCCTACGGCCCGAATTACGAGCGTTTGAGCCAGCTCAAGCGACGGTACGATCCCAACAACCTCTTCCGCCTCAGTCAAAACATCCTGCCAGCTTGACTCACCCGGTGCGCCCGGGCATGAGAGGCTGCCCGGGCGCGTGCTGGTCATCCAGCGAGGGCGATACCGAAGAGTCGTCCGACGCCGAAGGTGATCGCGGCAGCTGCCAGCCCGATCAGCACTTGCCGCAACCCGGAGCGAAGTGCGCTGCGACCGGTGATGACCGTGATCCCGGCTCCGAGGAGAAACAGGGCCAGCCCGCTCAGCACGACGCTCGCCACTGCTGCCCGTATCCCGCCCCAGGCGATGTACGGCAGGACGGGGACGATGGCTCCGACCGAGAAGAGCAGGAAGGACGCGATCGCGGCTTCCCATGCCGAACCGCCCAGCTCCTCGGGGTCGATGGCCAGTTCCTCCCGGACGAGCGTCTCGAGTGCGGGTGCACCCTCGCGGATCAGCCGGTCGGCGAGTTGCCGTGCCGTCTCGGCCGGTACCCCCTTCGCTCGGTAAATGAGTTCGAGTTCCTCGCGCTCCTCTTCCGGGAATGCGATCAATTCGTCGCGCTCGATCCGGATCTGGTGCTCGAAGAGTTCGCGAGCGCTCTGTACCGACAACCACTCACCCATCGCCATCGAAAGGGAACCAGCGAGGAGCCCAGCGATCCCGGTGAGCAGGATCGTCCGCGGAGCGAGGTCAGCTCCCGCGACACCCATGACCAGGCTCAGATTGGAGACGAGCCCGTCGTTGGCCCCCAACACCGCGGCACGCAGCGCGTTCCCACCGACCGCGCGATGTCTTCCCTCCAGCGCTGCGAGGGCACTCCCCGGTAGCCCGCTCGGGCGCTCACGCCCGATGAGCTGCAGGATCCGCGCGTGCTGGTGCTCCGTTTGGGGGAGATTCGCACGTGCGGCCTCGGGCTGCGCATCGTACTTCGCCTGGTCTGCCCACTCGCGTGCCGTGATCGTCGGGATGACCACGGCAGGTCCGAAGCGGCGTGCGACCCACACCAGTACCCGCGTCCGCCAGCTCGGTCGCGGCTGCGGTACGGAAACGCCGAGTTCCTGGAGCTTCTCCTCCCAAAATCGGGCGTGTTGCTCCTCCATCGCTGCCAGTCGCTCGAATACCTCGCGCAGTTCCAGTGTGTGCTCGGCTTCGGCGAGTGCCCGGTAGAGCGTCGCGCTGTCGATCTCGTCCTGGAGGTTCGTGCGATACCGGACAGCGGCCTCCTGCCTGTCGTTCACTGCGTCCACCTCCCGCTTGTCGAGACCGTCTCCGCTGATCCTCTCGGTGACGAAAGATCGAATAGCCGTTCATACTGGCGGCCGGTATGGAGGTTGGCACGGCAGCGGTCTGCGATGAGGTCCCACGGCCGTTCTGGCCACAGCATCGACCGGACCGCTACACTGCGCAAGGGTGAAAACGCGAAAGGGGTTAGGGATGGAGCTGATCGAGGTGTGGTCGCGAACCAATGGCACTGTGATCAACGCCGCGACGGTCGCTGTCGGCACGACGTTCGGTTTGCTGTTGCATGGTCGTTTACCGGAACGCATGCAGCGCATCGCTGTTCAAGGAGTCGGGCTCACGACCGTCTTCATCGCACTCTCGATGGCGGGAAGTCTCGGTAAAGCGACCGTCGGGCGTCTCGATGGGATCGTGTTGGGGCTCCTGACGCTCGTCGTGGGTGGTCTTCTCGGAGAGTGGTGGCGGGTCGAGGAAGGGCTCGAGGGAATCGGGAACCGGATCAAGCAGTGGGTCGGCGGCGGGGGGTCGTTCACGGAGGGCTTCGTTGCCGCGAGCCTCCTGTTCTGCGTCGGACCGATGACGCTCATCGGCTCGCTCAACAACGGTCTGACTGGTGACGCGACGCTCCTCATTATCAAAGCCACGCTCGATGGGCTCTCCAGCGTCGCGCTCGCCAGTGCCTATGGCATCGGTGTCGGCTTCTCGATCCTGGTGATCCTCGTCTACCAGGGCGGCGTCTCCCTCGCGGCCGGTGCGCTCGCGCAGCTTCTCCCCGATCCGGCCAGTGATCCCCGTGTGCTCCTCGTAACAGGTGTCGGCGGCCTCATGATGATCGGTATCGCCATCAACCTGCTGGGGATCGGTCGCGTGCGGGTGGGCTCGTTCCTTCCCGCCTTGCTCCTGGCACCGTTCGTCTCGATGGTCGCTCGCTGGTTCGCTTGAGGTCGATGCCACGTTCCGACAAGCGACGGGTCAGGCGCGCCGGAGCCCTCCTCACTCGGCGTACACGGTCACGCTTGCCAGCGCCACCCACGGCTCCTCACCGGTTTCGCCCGGTGTAGCCAGCGAGAGCGTGATCTGGAGCTGCGATGTCGTGAGGATTTGTGGCTTGTCGATGACCCACGCCACCGTCGACCAGTCCCCATGGGGGAACGGACTCACCCCTTCCCAGAGGGTGATGCCGTTGATGCTGATACGGAGCACGGGTGCGAGTGGGCCCGTATTGCTCATCCCCTCGACGACCAGGACGAGACGCTGGA from Thermomicrobium sp. 4228-Ro includes the following:
- a CDS encoding N(4)-(beta-N-acetylglucosaminyl)-L-asparaginase, which encodes MTKRDVRGIVVGSRNAAVGFPYAIEVLRRGGTALEAAIAAVKAVEDDLRDQGVGTGGIPNILGEVELDASVMDGRTLAAGAVGALKHYPHPIEVARRIMECTPHVMLVGDGAELFARTHGFQPANLLTPEAEAIWRAVIRGERSTEQNVYEDHYQLYMSVVRRWRQLLHRELFGTTNVIVRDLAGNIASAVSTSGWGFKWPGRLGDSPIIGAGNYADNRFGAAACTGRGEMAIRCATAHSVVMYLRFGFTLEDALRQAMLDLRALDDPYAEADTVMNIVAMDRDGNVAAASTSPEATYVVQTIDMETYEERPRLHVPLRE
- a CDS encoding FAD-binding oxidoreductase, translating into MFRTWHGEERALDPGALDAFRTALQGEVRTPGDAGYDEARAVWNGTIDRHPALIVSAQTVEDVQQVVAFAQQHEIRLAVRGGGHNFAGHSTYDGGIVLDLSPMRQLQIDPARCLAVPGPGLCWADLDAATQQHGLAVTGGQISHTGIAGFTLGGGMGWLARQLGLTIDHLLAADIVTADGTLRRAAPDADVDLYWAIRGGSGNFGVATSFTHRLQPAGPEVSVYQLAFPIEAAAPVFPEAEKLLEASPPSLSATFVFLTIPEGVPADALMLVSTASSELAVQSFARFRRLGTPVFEETVRVPYTALQRMLDQVAAPGLRYYGRGNFLDTLDPLVIEPLASAYLEAPSPQSLVLFVRLDGAVATVPPAAMALAHRNRPWAVTALAI
- a CDS encoding BBE domain-containing protein, with protein sequence MPALPKAVYVNELGDEGNERVRAAYGPNYERLSQLKRRYDPNNLFRLSQNILPA
- a CDS encoding VIT1/CCC1 transporter family protein; amino-acid sequence: MNDRQEAAVRYRTNLQDEIDSATLYRALAEAEHTLELREVFERLAAMEEQHARFWEEKLQELGVSVPQPRPSWRTRVLVWVARRFGPAVVIPTITAREWADQAKYDAQPEAARANLPQTEHQHARILQLIGRERPSGLPGSALAALEGRHRAVGGNALRAAVLGANDGLVSNLSLVMGVAGADLAPRTILLTGIAGLLAGSLSMAMGEWLSVQSARELFEHQIRIERDELIAFPEEEREELELIYRAKGVPAETARQLADRLIREGAPALETLVREELAIDPEELGGSAWEAAIASFLLFSVGAIVPVLPYIAWGGIRAAVASVVLSGLALFLLGAGITVITGRSALRSGLRQVLIGLAAAAITFGVGRLFGIALAG
- a CDS encoding DUF554 domain-containing protein encodes the protein MELIEVWSRTNGTVINAATVAVGTTFGLLLHGRLPERMQRIAVQGVGLTTVFIALSMAGSLGKATVGRLDGIVLGLLTLVVGGLLGEWWRVEEGLEGIGNRIKQWVGGGGSFTEGFVAASLLFCVGPMTLIGSLNNGLTGDATLLIIKATLDGLSSVALASAYGIGVGFSILVILVYQGGVSLAAGALAQLLPDPASDPRVLLVTGVGGLMMIGIAINLLGIGRVRVGSFLPALLLAPFVSMVARWFA